TAATATTTTCTTGTAAAAAAGAAACGACAATTAAAGAAGTAAAATTGCAGGGAGGTGTTTTTGGAACGGTATATCACATTACATATCTAGGTGGTGATAATTATCAAAATTCAATAGACAGTTTGTTTCAGGCTGTGAATCAATCGTTATCTACTTATATTCCAACTTCAGATATTTCTATGATTAATGAAGGGTATGCTTTTGTAGTGGTTGATGATATGTTTGAAGAAGTTTTTCAAAAATCGAAACGAATTTTTAAAGAAACCAATGGTTATTTTGATCCTACCGTATGCGAATTAGTAAATGCTTGGGGTTTTGGATATAAAAAAGAGAAGAAAGATTTAGATTCGTTGCAAGTGAAAGAATTAATGAAGCTGGTTGGGTTTGACAAAGTTGAACTAAAAAATAGAAAGGTGGTAAAACAATCTTCTAAAATGTGTTTGGATTTTAATTCTATAGCAAAAGGATATGGAATTGATGTGATTGGACGTTTTTTAGAAAGTAAAAATGTTGCGAATTATTTAGTAGAAATAGGAGGGGAGATAAGAGCAAGAGGGAAAAACAAGCGAGGTAAATTATGGACAGTTGCTATTGATGATCCCAATACTGATGGAACTCGAAGTGTTTCTAGACTTGTGAAGTTAGATAATGCGTCTATGGCGGGTTCGGGAAATTATAGAAAATATCGAATGACGAAAGATGGAAGAAAAGTGGTGCATACCATTAATCCTAAAACAGGTTTTGCTACAGAAAGTAATTTGTTAAGTGCTACTGTATATGGAAAGGTTGATTGTGCAGATGTAGATGCTTATGCGACCTCTTTTATGGCAATGGGACTAGAAAAATCAAAAGTCTTTTTAGAAAAGCACCCTGAGATTAAAGCAGTGCTTTTATATGCGAATGAGAAAGGTGAGATTATAGAGTTTAAAAATTAGAAAGTAACTTTAAATTGTTGTTATGAAAAAAGTTTTTTTATTTATGATATTGCTTTCATTTTTCTCTTGTAAAGAGGAATGTACCGAAAGAGAAATTGTTTTTAAGTTGAATAAATTGTCTAATACAATTTATCTAGAAGAGGTTGATGGTTTACGAGAGTATTTTAAGAATAAGTCTTTGGAGCAGCCAAAAATGTATGGGGAGTTTTATCAAAGAATGGTGGTAATTGAGAAGGTAATTGGAGAGGTTGCGAATCTTAAAAGTGTTGAAGATAAAAGAGAACATATGGAAGGGCTGAGAAAAGAGATGAATGATTTAATTGAAGATCGAGATTTGAAACTTCTTTATCATGATGCGAATTCAGAAGATGTAGAGTTGTTTAATTCTTTGCTTGAGAATGATTTGAATAGGATGTTGTATTATCTTTATAAAGAGGCCTATGCGAATTCGAAAGCAGTTTTTTAGAGAACTATTTATAACAAACGGGTAAAATTTCACCTTTCATTAAGGCATATCGTTCTAGTAGTTCTGGAGCGATTTTTTTTGTGTAATCTATTTCATCAACTTGAAATCCAATAGAGCGTAATTTGTCAAAATAATCACGGCCATATACACGCACATGATCATATTGTCCGAATATCTCGGCACGTTCTTTTGGGTCGGTAATAGAATCGTCTTCAAAAGTGGTTTCTCTAGATAAATCTTGTGGGATTTGAAATATTCCCATGCCTCCTTTTTTTAACACGCGATACAATTCTTGCATGGCTTTTGTGTCATCTGGAATATGTTCTAAAACATGATTGCAAAAAATGATATCATAAGAATTGTCTTCAAACGGTAAATCGCATATGTCTGCTTTAACATCGGCAATAGGTGATTCTAAATCTGAAGTAGTGTAATAAATGTTTTTTAGTTTTTTAAAACGATCTAAAAAACATTGTTCTGGAGCAATATGTAATACTTTTCGCTGCGCATTGGAAGTAAAGAAATCAGTTTCATCCTTTAAAAACAACCAAAGTAAACGGTGTCTTTCTAAAGATAAAGTAGACGGAGATAATGCATTTTCTCGTTGTGCACCATATCCATAGGGTAAAAATTTACGGAACGATTTTTCATCAATAGGATCCGTAAATTTATCACCTTTTAACCACCAAGCTACCAAAGGGCGCACCCAATAACTCGCTTTGATTAAAATGGGTCTTGGAATAGTATTTAATACTGCCTTAAATAAAGACATCTTATAAGACTAAAGGTTGCTGTCTAAACTCGTTTTCCTCATCGCTCTCAATGCCTAAAGCTTCATAGATGTACTGGAAAGTAGATAATAGTTCTGGTTTGCCATCTACAATAGCTACATCATGTTCGAAATGAGCAGAAGGTTTATTATCTAAAGTAGTAATCGTCCACCCATCACTATGTTGACGGATTTTATGGGTTCCCATGTTAATCATAGGTTCGATTGCTACAACCATTCCTTCAACAAATTTCTTACCACGACCTCTTTTACCATAATTAGGCATTTCTGGATCTTCGTGCATCGTTCTTCCTAATCCATGACCTACCAATTCACGTACTACTCCATAACCATGTTTTTCACAATAATTTTGAATAGCAAATCCAACATCTCCTACACGATTCCCAACTTTTAATTGACGAATACCTTCGTATAAACTTTCTTTAGTTACTTGTAAAAGTTTTTGTGTTTCAGGAGCAATTTCACCAACAGCAAAAGTATATGCATGATCACCGTAAAACCCATTTTTAATAGCTCCGCAGTCAATAGAGATAATATCTCCTTCTTGTAATGGAGCCTTGTTTGGAATACCATGTACAACTTGAGTGTTTGGACTCATGCAAAGTGTATTCGGAAAATCATATAAACCTAAAAAACCAGGGATAGCTCCTTGTTCTCTAATAAACTCTTCAGCAAGCTTGTCGAGATATAAAGTAGAAACTCCAGGTTTTACTTCTTTAGCAAGCATTCCTAAAGTTTTAGATACTACCAAGGCACTTTCGCGCATTAGTTCGATTTCTTCTCTGGATTTTTGTATTATCATGGTGAAAATTTTGAAGCGCAAATTTACGTTTATTTTTGATATGGATGTTTGTATTCTTGACCAGATACGATTTTTAAAAAATCTTTTTCCACAGTACTGTCGTCAACAGCATGTTCAACAAAGCGACCTATTTCTTTTCCATCTTTGTAAAAGATAAAAGTAGGTACACGAATAATGTTTAAGTTTTCCTCTAAACCATTGGCTTTTTTTTGACGATTAACTCCAACTAACTCCATGTTTTTGTAGTTAAATTCTGCTTCATCTAAGATTTTATAAAGATTAGGAATCTCTCTTTGGCTATCTCCACACCAAGTTCCCATAAAGCCTTTGATCTTTACATCTTTTAGAAGAGGTTTGAGTTTTTCAACAACATCTTTATCTGTTTCATAATAGTTGTAAAAATCGTTGAACCATTCGCTACCATAAGGTTCTTGTTGAAAGCTGGTTTTATTAACAAAGCCAACTAGGTTTCCGTCGGTGTCTTTTACAGCCATTGTTTTTTTAGGTGCAGCACAAGCAACTATTAAGGTAACGGCAAATAATAATATGTTTTTTTTCATTGAAAATTTTTTAAACAAGTGAATGTCTTGTCATTTCTTTTGGTTGCTCCACACCCATTAAATTTAAAATTGTTGGAGCGATGTCACCCAAGATACCATTTTTAATTGATTTTAAATCTTTATCAATTAAAATCATAGGAACAGGATTTGTCGTATGTGCCGTATGAGGTGACCCATCAGGGTTAATCATTGTTTCACAATTTCCATGATCTGCAATTAGAATGGTAGTGTAGTCATTTTCTAATGCGGTTGTAACCACATCATTTACACAATTATCTACAGCTTCACATGCTTTTACAGCGGCTTCAAAAACACCTGTATGTCCTACCATATCTCCGTTAGCAAAGTTTAAACAAACAAAATTAACGTCTCCAGCTTTTAATTCAGGAACAATCGCATCTCTAATTTCAAAAGCACTCATTTCTGGTTTTAAATCGTAGGTAGCTACTTTTGGAGAAGGGCATAACAAACGTTTTTCTCCATTAAACTCTTTTTCTCTACCGCCAGAAAAGAAGAAAGTAACATGTGGGTACTTTTCAGTTTCAGCAATTCTTATTTGAGTTTTTCCAGCTGATTCTAATACTTCTCCTAAAGTGTTTTCTATATTCTTATTGTCATAAACAACATTGATATTGTTAAATGTATCATCGTAGTTCGTTAACGTTACAAAGTACAATGGTAGTTTTTTCATGTTGAAATCACCAAAGTCCTTTTGACTTAAAACTTCTGTTAATTGGCGTCCTCTATCAGTTCTAAAATTGAAGAAAATGACAACGTCATCATTTTTAATAGTTGCTTTTGGTTGATTGTTTTCATTAACCATAACTATTGGCTTGATAAACTCGTCTGTTACTCCATTATGGTAACTTTGTTCAATACTTTTATCTGCATTTGTACTGTAGGATCCTTTTCCATGAACTAAAGCGTCGTAAGCTAATTGAACACGTTCCCAACGTTTGTCTCTATCCATTGCATAATAACGACCCGTGATTGACGCTAATTCACCGGTAGTTTCTTGCATGTGTTCTTGAATGTCGTTGATAAAGTATTTTCCTGATTTAGGGTCACAATCACGACCATCAGTAAAGGCGTGTAAAAACACATTTTTTAATCCATAATCATCTGCCGCTCCTAAAAGGCCTTTCAAATGATTAATGTGAGAATGAATTCCACCATTGGAAACTAGTCCTAAAAAATGAACATTTTTATTATTTGCTTTAGCATACTCAAAGGCATTCAACAATTCTTGTTCTTGAGCTAAAGCTCCGTCTTTAACAGCATTGTTGATTTTTGCTAAATTTTGATATACAATTCTACCCGCACCCAGGTTCATATGTCCTACTTCTGAGTTTCCCATTTGACCTTCTGGTAAGCCTACATGTTCACCATCAGTACGCAATTCAGCATGAGGAAACTTGTCATAAAGAGAATTAATAAAAGGTGTTTTAGCATTGTATATAGCAGATACTTTTGGGTCTTGAGTAATTCCCCAACCATCTAGTATCATTAAAATAACTTTCTTGTTCATTTGTCGTGTTTTGAAGCACAAAAGTAAGAAAGATTTTTAGTGAGTACTTAAAAAATAACGAAACCGATTACGTAGATTAAAATAATAGCGACCAAAACAAATGACAATGCATTTTTAAGGAAAGAAATTTGCTGTTCTTTTCGAGTTTGTTTGCGAATTCTTTCTAAATCTAGTTTACTCGATTTTTTATCAAAATAGAGTTTACTGTTGTCTTCTTTTTGAAATCGTTCTAATTTTTCAAAAGATGTTTTTCGAGTTCTTTTATTGTGTTTTAAACTCGCAATCATAGCGGATGCACCTCCAAATCCCATAGCAAATAATTTAAAGTTACACCTATAAGTAGCTAAATATTTGAAAATGTTACAAATGTATAATGGAAATCGTCATTAAACAGATTGGAATGACGATTTAGATATACAACTTCTAGTGTATTTAATACTTGTAAAAACCTATAAAATAGGTAATGATTGCTAGGGCAATTATGAAGAATAGAACGAATCTTGTAAATCTTTTTCTATTCTCTTTTAGTACTTTTTCTCTAATGATTGCTAATTCTTTTTGTGTAATCTGCTTCTTTTCGATTTTACCAGAAGAACCTTTTAAATTCCCTATTTTGTCAAAAGAACTTATAGGTTTTCTTCTTAAGTTTTTAACCGTTTTATGCATTTCAGATGCTGGTCCAAAACCTCCTAACATAGCTTTTATTTTCTGTGTTTTCGAATTGCTTCTTTGATTTTTTCGATTCTATTTTCAGGGTCCGGATGTGTGCTTTGAAATTCTGGAACTCTGTTCGGACCTGCAGCAGCTTTTAATATTTCCATAACGCCAATTAAACTTTCAGGGTTATAACCAGCATCAATCATTAATTTAACCCCTAGTTCATCACTTTCTAGTTCGTCACCTCTACCGTTTTTTAATAAGGTTTGCTGTCCAATACTATTGGCAAGTTGACCTAAATCTGCACCTACAGAAGCACCCATAGTTAAAAGTTTCCAGAAGTTTGCGTCGGTAATACGTTCATTTGAGTGTTTCCCTAATACATGTCCAATTTCATGTCCTAATACGCCCGCAAGCTGATCTTCATTTTTTAACTTAGAAAATAGTGCATAGGTGATAAAAATTTGTCCCCCAGGTAATGCAAATGCATTGATTGCTCTATCATCTCTTAATAAATGAAATTCATATTGATATCCTGATTGTTTTGCAACAGTGTTATTGACCAATTTTGCTCCTACCTTATCTACTAGTGCTTGAGCATTATCATTCGGGAATAAACCTCCATGTTGTTGTGCCATCCTTGGGGCTTGCTGAAGGCCAATTGCTATTTCTTGCTGAGGAGATAAACTAATGGCTTGCTTTTTTCCGGTATAAGGATTGATTTCTTGTTGGCTACATTTTCTTAGATATGCAAAAGCAACAATCGCGATACCAATTAGTAATCTGATTCTAAAACTACCTCTTCTCATTATTTTAAAATTTTTTGATTTTTTGTTGTTACTGTAAAGTTACAAAATAAAGAGATTTAACAACAAGCTGTTTTTTGTGTTCTTTAAAAGATGTAAATTTACCGAGCAAACAACAACACTATATGAAGACTCATTTTGAATTGAATGAAGTAACCAAAAAGTTACCAAAGCACCTACATAAGTTTATTGTAAAACAGCCTTATGATGAATATACTGCTCAAAATCAAGCAGTATGGCGTTATGTGATGCGAATGAATGTAGACTATTTAAGTAAAGTGGCACATGAGTCTTATGTAGATGGATTGGAGAAAACAGGAATTTCAGTAGAGAGCATTCCTCATATGGAAGGGATGAATCGAATTTTAAAAGAAATCGGTTGGGCTGCAGTGTCAGTTGATGGATTTATACCACCAAATGCATTTATGGAATTTCAGGCATACAATGTTTTGGTGATCGCTTCTGATATGCGAACCATTGATCATATAGAATACACACCAGCTCCTGATATTATTCATGAGGCTGCCGGACATGCTCCAATTATAGCAAATCCAGAATATGCTGAGTATCTGCGCAGATTTGGAGAAATTGGAAGCAAAGCTATTTCTTCGGCTAAAGACTATGAAATGTATGAAGCCATTCGTTTATTGTCTATTTTAAAAGAGAATCCAAATTCAACAAAAAAGGAAATTAATGAAGCTCAAGAGAAAGTTGAGTGGTTGCAGAACAATATGGGAGAGCTTTCAGAAATGGCTCAAATTCGTAATCTGCATTGGTGGACCGTTGAATATGGGTTGATAGGAAGTGTTAATGATCCAAAAATTTATGGGGCAGGGTTACTATCTTCTATTGGAGAGAGTAAATGGTGTATGAAAGATGAGGTGAAAAAAATCCCATACACACTGGATGCAGCAAATGTAAGTTTTGATATTACGAAACCACAGCCACAGTTATTTGTGACTCCAAATTTTGCTCATTTGAGTTTGGTGTTAGAGCAGTATGCAAATACTATGGGTATAAGAACAGGAGGTTTAAAAGGAGTTGAAAAATTGATCGATTCTAAAAATTTAGGAACTATTGAACTGAGCACAGGAATACAAGTGTCTGGAATATTTACCAATGTGATTGCCGATGAAAGAAATCGACCAATTTATGTTCAAACAACAGGGCCCACTGCATTAGCAAATAGAGATAAGGAACTAATAGGACATGGAATCAATTATCATGCAGAAGGTTTTGGAAGTCCAATAGGAAAGTTAAAAGGAATTAATATTCCAATCGAAAATATGAGTCCGAGAGATTTGGAAGCTTACGGAATTTATGAAGGGCATGAAGTAACATTAGAGTTTGAAGGAGGCGTTAAGGTAGAAGGAGAAGTGATTACTGGTACAAGAGATTTAAGAGGAAGAATTCAATTGGTTTCTTTTAAAAATTGTACGGTAACACATGGAGATAAAGTGTTATTTCACCCAGATTGGGGAATTTATGATATGGCGGTTGGAAAAGAGATAAAAGCAGCCTTTTCTGGACCAGCAGATATAAATTCTTTTGAAGATATTGGGAAAGTATCAGAAACAAAAACACATAAAATTGTGTATTCTGCTAAGGAGAAAGAATTGTACAATTTATATTTGGAGGTGAGAACGATGAGGGAACAAGGGAATATTTCTGAAGAGAAGGTTGTAGCAACATTTATACGCGTAAGCCAAGAGTTTTCAAAAGATTGGTTATTGCCATTAGAGTTGTTGGAAATAGCCATAGAAAAGGATTTTTCAATTAAAGAAAAGATAAAAACGTATTTAGAAAACTTGAAAGGTAACTCAAGTTACACGAACTTAATAGAAAACGGTTTACATTTGTTGCCTCAACATTCAATGTAAAATGGGATTATTTAATTTATTTAGAAGAAAAGATATGAGTAACGAAATACAAACGTATTTAGAAAAAGGAGCAATAATATTAGATGTACGTACTTTACCTGAATGGAATGACGGACATACAGAAGGAGCAAAACACATTGTGTTAAATACAATTCCTGAGAATATTGAAGAAATAAAATCATGGGATAAGCCAGTTATTGCTGTTTGTAAAAGTGGAGGAAGAAGTGGTCAGGCTGCGGATTTTTTAGCACAGCATGGAGTAGATATTATCAATGGAGGTCCTTGGCAAAATGTTGATCAATACATGTAACAAGCAATAAATTGATTTTAAATTATAAAGAAAGTCTTATATTTCATTCTTAAAATGATTTATAAGACTTTTTTTTATGTCAATAAGTTTTTTCTAAAGGTTTAAAATGATATTTTAGTGTCATCCTTAAATTATAAAATAAACCTTATGATATTCAGTTTTTTAAAGAAAAAAAAAGAGAGTGCAAAATTTAATATATATGATACTTCTTTTTCTGAAGCATCCTTTGATTATACAGTAAAAGATGTGCAAAACAGAAAGGTGGATGCTATAATTTGTAGAGAGTTAATAAACAAAGAAGAGTGTGAAAAAATAGCGAAAATCTTATTGGAAAAAGAAAAGTTCAAAAAAGGAAATAAAGGGGATATAATAAATGAACCTAAATCTATTGTATCTGCAGAATTAGATCATTTGATAACAGAATCCTACAAATCTTTTGTTCCAAAGTTTGAAAAAGTATATGAAGTAGATCTAATTGGTAAAATCCGTGATTTGTTGAAAAGGTTAAATGAAGGGAAGGATGCAAAGCAACTTATTAAGGATAATACGGATTTGATTTCTCCAGCAAATTTTAGAATGATGCCAAGTTTGTTTTTACATTGTGGTAATCAATTTAATTATGTGTTTCCAAGAAACTATAATTTTTTATCTACTCAAGTAGAGGTACATAATCACCTGAGTTATTTTATGGTCATTCAAGAGCCTGAGGAAGGGGGACGTATTACACTTTATGATATTGGTTGGAATGAAGCAGAAGAATCTGTTTTTAGAACAAGTACGATCATAACTTTAACAGGAGAAAAATTTGATTTAGATAAGAAGAATTCAAAAAGAGGTAATGTTAAATTAGACTTAAAGGCGGGTGATTTATTGATTTTCGCAGGAGGTGAAATTTGGCATCGTGTTGAAGAAGTAAGAGGTAATAGGAAGAGAATTACCTTTGGAGGTTTTTTAGGTTTTGGAAATAAGTCTAATACTAAAGACGATTTATATATGTGGGCATAAGGTTTCTTGTTTTTAGTTAAGTTGCAAAAAAAATATAGGTATATAATTATATACCCAGTATTCTTCTGCCTATTTTTCGAATTGGTTCTGGAGTTTTATGCCACAAGAGCTTAAGACCTCTTAGTTTTTCTGTTTTTATGGTTGGTGTATCTTCTCCCATGATTTTCATATACTGCTCGCGGGTAATTACGTTTTCTTTGTTAGTGTTGCTCCAAGATATAATTTCATCAATTTTTGCTCTAGTAAAAGAAGGTATTGAAGAATTTTCTCCTTTTTTATTGATTGCTAAAAAAGCTGTTCTTTGACCTGGATTGGGATAGGCAAAAGGCGGATAGTATATAGTGATTACCTCTTCGAAATATTTTTGAAACTCCTTTTTTATATAATCTTCATGAGGGGATAGTAAATGTTTATGCATTTTATTATGTTCACTATCTAGATATGACCAGGTTACACCATCAATATAAAAAGGACCACCAAAAATACCTACATTAGAGTCGTAGTGTTCTACTTTACCACTTCTGTAAAGTAAAAGATTAAAATCTATTAAAGGTAAAAAGCATAATCCTCCTGGTTTTGTCCAGGATGAAATATTCTGAACAAACTGATTAAATTCATTCATGTTTTCTACATAACAATAGGCGCCCCACATACTTGATGTTATGTCCCAACAGTTATTCCATTGAGGATATATATCCTTAAAATTACCAAGGCGAAGCTCATTAATGTTTGGGTTGTTATGTTTTGTTTTAGCAAGCATGCTATTAGATAAATCTAACCCTGCTCGATGATGATTTGGAAATTTACTTAAAAAGTATCCTGTACCACAAGCCACATCTAGCCATTTGGAATTTTTTGATAGTAACTTGTCTAAAACTTTGATTTCGAATTCAGGAGAAGTTTTGTATGCTTCATTGTGAATGAACTTATCATCATAGTTATCTGCATAATATGCATCATATAGATTATTGATTACATCTTCCATTATAGTTCAAAATTGGCTTTTAATGTGTGTAAAGGGGTATTCATGATAGCCTCCATTTCAGGTAAAGATTGAAAAGGTTGTTTTATTTCCTTTTGAGGTTTCTGAGAAATTAATTGGTCTTTCATTTGTTGGAAATTATTGATGTAGTTACCAAAAGTTCTTGCACCATAATAAGACAAATCTTCTCTTTTAAACCTGTATTTGTTTAGTTCATTATTTGTGTTGTCAAATAAAGCCATTTCAAACTCATTAACATGTTTTGGAGCATAAGTAAGTTTAAAAGCAATTCTTTTTTTAAGCCAAGAGTTGTTTGGTCTTGATGCATGTATTAAAGCTTGATCATGAATAATAACTTCTCCTTTTTCTAAAACAACGTCTATTGCGTATTTTCTTATAAGTTCATCATATACACTCGATAAATTTTCTTTTTTACCGTTACCAAGAGTTAAAAAGGAGAAAGGTTCGTGGTTAAAAGCTAATTTATGTGATTTTGGCACTACTTGTAAGCAACCGTTAGAGGGAGTTGTTTTATCTATACCAGCCCAAATAGCGAATGGTTTTTCATATTTTTTTTGATCATAAAAGGAAGGATCAATATGCCAATGAAAATTAGTTGATTTGGTTTTTTTGACTAATAAAACTGAATTGAAAAATTCATAGTCTTGTGTTAAGTATTTGTCTAAACCTTCCTTCATTTTTTTATCAAAGAAATTATATACATCAACACATTGTTCGTCAGGAGTATGTATGTTAGGTAAAGTAGAGAAATCAAAAGAGTTAAACATTTTGTCTTTAAGCATGTTTTTTGTATACTTTTTAATTTCTCGGAGTTGTTTACGATTAAAAATTTTAAGAATTACATAACCATTTTCTAAATAATCATTATTTAGTTTTTCGTCTTTAAAAATTTTCATTTTAGTCATTTAGGTTTGGTTTTAAGTTTATTTTAATTCAAATTTTGCTTTAAGAGAATCATGAGGTAACTCCATTATACGCTCCATTTCAGCAAGTGTTTTATAGGGAAGAGTATCTGAATTTAAAACGGAGTTTTTCACAAAATCATTTTCATTGACGACTGATGAGTTAGTTTCAGGATTGTAGTAACGACAGAGATTTGGAGATACTTCTGATTTGTTTATTTGATAAATATCAAGATGATTGTTTGTTCTATTGAAGTATGACAATTCAAGTTTATCTACCTTTTTGGGTATAAGAATAATTTTAAAAGCAATTCTTTTCTTTAGATACGAGTTATTAGGATGGGAAGCGTGTAAAAGAGATTGATTGTGTATGATAACTTCTCCTTTTTCCAAAGGTATATCAACAGAGTGTTTTTCAATGAGTTGATTGTATGTGTCTTTTATACTTGTACATCTTGCTGTTGAACCAATTTCTTTCAAGGGCATAGGTTCATAATCAAAACATAGTTTGTGGGACTTGGGGATAATTTTTAAGCAACCGTTCTTTTGTGTTAAATTATTGACTCCTCCCCAAATATTAATGGGAGCTTCTAGTTCTTTTTGATTGTAGAAAGAAGGGTCAATATGCCAATGAAGTTTGTCGGCTCTATTTTTTTTTATTAGAAAAGTGGAATAAAAAAATTGATAGTCTTCGGAAATGAATTCAGATATTTTCTGAGTATAGATTTTTCTAAAGAAACTATGAACTTTCAAACATTTTTCATCAGGGGTTTGAGGATTTGGTACAGTAGAGAAATTGGCTTTGTTGTGTAACCTATCCGTAACTAAATTTTTAGCCATTTTTTTAATGGTATTGCAATCATCATTTGAGAATAATTTAATTTTCACATACCCTTCTTCTTTTATTTTTTGGTTAAGAAGCTCATCTTTAAATACTTTTATTGAATTCATTATAAAAAGAGGTTTTATGAGGTTAGAATTTTAGAAAAATAATGAGAAATAATTTTTGTAGGCTTTATATCATTGATAGGAGTTTCTAATATTTCATTAATTTTTTCATTTGAAATCTTTGCTTCTGGTGAGAATGAAACCTTAAACTTAGAGAATATTGGGAATTTTGTTTGATCCGAATAAAATTCTCTTAAAGTTTTTATCACTTCGTTTCTCATTTTTTCTTTTGGAATTTCATGTACGTTTATTGTTTGTTCATCTTCATAAAAATAACTAAAAGAGAACTTATCAACGTTTGAAGGTATTAATAATAGTTTATATGCTAGCCTATCTCTAAAAAAAGAGCGATTTGGAGAAGATGAATGAAAGATTCCTTGATCATGAATAATTACTTCTCCTTTTTTTAATGGTATTGCTAATGCACGTTCTTGGATTAGTTTTTTGTAATCATATAAATGACTAATAAGAATGTTTCGGTTTGGAGCGTATGGGTAAAGAGGGAGAGCTAATTTATTTGACTTAGGAATTAATATGAGGTTCCCGTTTTTAGAGTTTGTAGATTTGAATCCAGCCCAAATGGAAATAGGTCTTCCAAACTTTTCTTCATCATAAATACTTAAATCATAATGCCAAGGCAAGCTTTGAGATCTTTTAGGTTTATTTGCAATTGTAGCATTAAGGAATTCAT
The sequence above is a segment of the Tenacibaculum sp. 190130A14a genome. Coding sequences within it:
- a CDS encoding rhodanese-like domain-containing protein, whose protein sequence is MGLFNLFRRKDMSNEIQTYLEKGAIILDVRTLPEWNDGHTEGAKHIVLNTIPENIEEIKSWDKPVIAVCKSGGRSGQAADFLAQHGVDIINGGPWQNVDQYM
- a CDS encoding phytanoyl-CoA dioxygenase family protein, which translates into the protein MNSIKVFKDELLNQKIKEEGYVKIKLFSNDDCNTIKKMAKNLVTDRLHNKANFSTVPNPQTPDEKCLKVHSFFRKIYTQKISEFISEDYQFFYSTFLIKKNRADKLHWHIDPSFYNQKELEAPINIWGGVNNLTQKNGCLKIIPKSHKLCFDYEPMPLKEIGSTARCTSIKDTYNQLIEKHSVDIPLEKGEVIIHNQSLLHASHPNNSYLKKRIAFKIILIPKKVDKLELSYFNRTNNHLDIYQINKSEVSPNLCRYYNPETNSSVVNENDFVKNSVLNSDTLPYKTLAEMERIMELPHDSLKAKFELK
- a CDS encoding phytanoyl-CoA dioxygenase family protein, with protein sequence MTKMKIFKDEKLNNDYLENGYVILKIFNRKQLREIKKYTKNMLKDKMFNSFDFSTLPNIHTPDEQCVDVYNFFDKKMKEGLDKYLTQDYEFFNSVLLVKKTKSTNFHWHIDPSFYDQKKYEKPFAIWAGIDKTTPSNGCLQVVPKSHKLAFNHEPFSFLTLGNGKKENLSSVYDELIRKYAIDVVLEKGEVIIHDQALIHASRPNNSWLKKRIAFKLTYAPKHVNEFEMALFDNTNNELNKYRFKREDLSYYGARTFGNYINNFQQMKDQLISQKPQKEIKQPFQSLPEMEAIMNTPLHTLKANFEL
- a CDS encoding class I SAM-dependent methyltransferase, with amino-acid sequence MEDVINNLYDAYYADNYDDKFIHNEAYKTSPEFEIKVLDKLLSKNSKWLDVACGTGYFLSKFPNHHRAGLDLSNSMLAKTKHNNPNINELRLGNFKDIYPQWNNCWDITSSMWGAYCYVENMNEFNQFVQNISSWTKPGGLCFLPLIDFNLLLYRSGKVEHYDSNVGIFGGPFYIDGVTWSYLDSEHNKMHKHLLSPHEDYIKKEFQKYFEEVITIYYPPFAYPNPGQRTAFLAINKKGENSSIPSFTRAKIDEIISWSNTNKENVITREQYMKIMGEDTPTIKTEKLRGLKLLWHKTPEPIRKIGRRILGI
- a CDS encoding phytanoyl-CoA dioxygenase family protein yields the protein MKTYFKDQKLNQEFLENGFIKIKLFNNEEVRRIEKFGKKIKNQKKPHHDNVMSFNTNGADDLDYNSFFESLINQKIKDMLYGYEFLNATIANKPKRSQSLPWHYDLSIYDEEKFGRPISIWAGFKSTNSKNGNLILIPKSNKLALPLYPYAPNRNILISHLYDYKKLIQERALAIPLKKGEVIIHDQGIFHSSSPNRSFFRDRLAYKLLLIPSNVDKFSFSYFYEDEQTINVHEIPKEKMRNEVIKTLREFYSDQTKFPIFSKFKVSFSPEAKISNEKINEILETPINDIKPTKIISHYFSKILTS